The following nucleotide sequence is from Pleurodeles waltl isolate 20211129_DDA chromosome 8, aPleWal1.hap1.20221129, whole genome shotgun sequence.
gcaccctacactgtgggtgaggtggcttcattcgaggaccccgacaactcctgtaagtgttgatatgtctgttatgtgttgtgtttgctggtgatgtgtgatggactcctgtgtgttgaacaaatagcaagttgtGATGCGCTGCCCCATCATTTGCCTTGTTCCATGAgtaggatttcattttctcaccattttcgaGTTGgctaatccttatcctattgtcttatttagggattctaggtcagtcctgtaggccctgcaatgtgaatgggtatgagtcatgtggataacacttgtattagcaagagtcgcactggacctaatctgtgatttagtcagcctgtcagacccacatgctcccagaatggggctgcaaaatgcttacccacagacttctgcttccctattcaataATGTACCAATTAAACTgtcggttgaacttcctagcagcatgtagctgcacatgtagtgccacaagtatgtggcacttgagtgcaatggcctaggtgtgcatgcaaatcatggccagggttgctcttgcatctctgtgttagttgtaagtcatggcttactggaagtatatgatgtggacaaaggtctgcattgccagacatgtgtggcgctgggattgttcaagggtttgctgtcacctatttgtagatacaccttacctgtggtgtgtgtgttgagccaaacacatgtccagctttcataagcttcctgggtgtccatgttgtttgaaaatgttagttgtttctccaacccctcaccctcaaacacaggcatgggtttgtgaatagtgtacctaggacagatgatacaagtttgttacacagacatgtaaatcagtgaatctttggcctgaacctagtatacacacactcaggtttagcacatgagtactataatagcaagtccatttacaacttgcagatcatgtggccctagatttccatcccgtacactgacatttgtagccctggcattggcggaggatgtgcagcatgattgttagctgacaactggcagaactctgatgccaaaatcaggccagttgttacccatcttgtagggtttggatgtgctatgtgtgatacaacctttgtaggctggcctgccatgtacttcctcaggggcattcaatgatctgtatgatgataggagctgttacaagtacagtagatgtactgtctgatttacttcttctgccatttcacacaatgcagttcctaatgtaaattttttcatttgtcttcacagctgctaatatgacacccatccagatgcgtgaattccagaggcgggcaatgtggTACCAACATATACTGCAGGaagagtcggggtacagaaggctggcccgaagatacaggaccgaacgggcctcaggagcctggagggcattcccacagggtggcccttctttgcccaccacagccaccaccagcgccaccaccaccactaccacccaggtggcaccagcaacagctgtgaccgttgtgCCAACAACATCgggaagtgctccaggccctggaactggaccaccttcagggcagcccaaaggcattgaccatacacggccccacacttccaccGCTGGCACCCAgactaccccagctgcaacaattgaccctgctgcttttgtggacatgcagcgcaaaatggaccgtgtcctcaggaaaatgagtcGCCTGCCGCAGGATGTCAGCCAtatcaaccggcgggtgcggtccattaagcagaccctccggagggccaacctctagacttttttgatggacatgattccctcctctttccttattcttatactttgtgggtttagggggcttagtgttaggttagtatatgctgttagtttagttagagttagtgggtggggggtcctaagtatttaaattttttctttttgagtgtgtgggtgggtggggggctatgttagggttcttgtgtgttttgaaaataaaaataaatatataattttttttttttaattacaaaacaatatatatttgtttagtataggatagtatgtgtgtaggttagtatctgttgtcctccatgtatcccgtctcataaggggggtagggggttaatgtttagaacattttgttacatgtgataagttagtttaccttaggttagttagggacagttgtgggtaatgagtagttagggtaaaTTAGGGTatgtaaggcttttccccgagttttctcttctgttattactgtttaataaatatctagtgaaccctttacagtatgtgtgaaatgcttgtagatcagggccttggcataagtgtacatgaattctgttgtattacatttgtgtcctatgctacggacAAATCCcagctgagctgtaacattggcagctaccccagagctaccttgcaaagattagaccattcattgcaaccaccaatcacagttactatggatcccaacgtgttttttttaattaagtatgttttcaatgtcacatacagtgcttccagatttatgattggggacactgtgttacgtctgactgcagtgtgatgttcaaggaaacccttattaggtATTAGTGgtagtggtagtaagcactcttgtagtatcgtgttcatgactcacataggtcatttgtgacactgttcggcatgattacttatttggatgtaaacttggACATCTTCATtattgcagtttgttgactgttggcttagatttgtgggcaatgttatatgtgttagtactgcatggtgccaacattttgctgccactatttaatggcttagatatcccttgaggaagcattattctgtccaacacagcattatgttgTATGGTTtctattttcatcagatattaccctcaggaaggccaGAGCATGGTGCAATcgaggccactgtgcatagttagcagactacattatttcaggacagttgcattgacaagctatgtaatttgacaggaggcaaatttcagtgatctactgcacggttgatgtgtcacattacacagagacaaagtggttgtgtaagtgctatttattgaaaagtgctgtagtactatatgtacattgttcgtgattgtgagtccattatagtgacatcttccattgtgatcctacacaagtgctaaaggaaaatgcgtttgacatgctggggtgatgtgtcagacagtgcagagggacaggatttgccaatgagtaagagagagacaagcactgggcaggctgacaagatatacagtggtttacagaacagtcattgagtacagttgttgcaagactggcatgttacaaagcgctggaccttggtaataggtggccatgtggcagggactagtgcttccgggtacttttacgtgtgaatgggatctgttccatgtcttcttcttctgatgtgtgtgttgcctcctctttccttggtggtggtggttgtgaaggggcaacacacacctcagtgttagaagacgtggagtcagacatccctgtcactgctacctgtgaaggtcttaagggcagtactgctgcaaggaggatctgctggttcttgagaatagcagccacatcacgaaggtaggcagccaggtcggccctgaggggttcaactttgcatttgtgcacgcgttgacatgattgctgttgtaggtgttgggtcaactgtattacagctgtgctgatttccttcagccttttttcaagttcctgcaagatagctgttcacccttgcatagctgctgcctgttcttcagttgacatcatgcacaaacgcaccccctctaggctggctgctatagtttgcatccgcacctccttgaccagctcccactgtactccgactacagttctcgcaaagctggtgcctgtgtcatctgagtcctcagctgtattggagctggcaggtcttacaattggggttgtgggtgggtcctctgtgatggctgcttgttccgtgctcctccttgtgactgaaggtggggtctggagggttccaaggacatcttggagggtctggtggctgatgtttgtcagctcgtcatccatgtcatcagggtagtcctggacaggcatatccgcaggagatctatcatactctgcaatgaaataggcttcaattagtgtgtctgtgttgtggcattggtcatgtgacatgcctgccttgtgatgatttcacattgtgatcttgcttcctgttcattgctccagtctttcagatgggcattctcccaggcctataccccacctgcatgtcacatgtattgtggtaagttattagacttgtcggcatcatctcctctagtgctGTCTTAGGCCAAATAGtgcattgccaccttcttgtcctactcaaccctccgtctacatcctttctcatggtgagacctttcactggctgtgggtgctctgatggcactagcagcacacttaacaatatggacctgccccagtctctgatctttcacatccacttatatgtagttgaaatgttgcatattctatgcatagcattgttatggcacgatatggatgttagcattggtaatgcgtatagctgatgttggggaatgtgtggagattggatttccctgatagtcgtagcagtgtcctatttcctcctctgactgtgcaggtgtatttcagtgaccagttgcatttgtcctccccctcaatgctgttgcctgagcagtatgacatttggaatgTTGCACTGTgagccaggcacagggtggaccctgacatatgtaacatgggtgtgaccttagtgctgtgtggctcctcatgttgatggcATTGGcggatgtttgcggcaactatgggcattcacatttgacaggactggaacatttctcttgtttcaggggattgttaaagttgtcatcctcaacccactaatttatgtgtgtatgatccatggggacgttactaccattggctacttgagctacacacacagcggaggtggaagtggcaactgttgtcactgtttcaTTCCAggtgtcggtatggctagaggttgttaattgggccctagttaatgtagggggtatagtggctgacgtgtgatgggatgtcagtttgacgttgtgcccttccctcctggcgtggctttccctttgctccatcgttggcatggcagcatacccccatggaactgttgttggtgttgtgttatggtgtgccccagcttctctctgtacaggccatgcccccatgccatacccctttacccatgccactccatgtatatcatgacctccatgcattttgtggtcagtatcccccccagttgtagttgacatGAGTGcactttaattccccatgcgacttaccctgcatgtgtgttgtctcctaatagtctgcgctgtcctgtccttgaatccctgtgacgatctcctccgggatgacggctgcgaccaactcctccatgtggtccagggcctcctggtgtgctgggctcccacctccagtctgcagtgctgccttcctgttcctggccatctttttcttggtcctgctcttgcagtcataccagcgtttcttgcactcaatgactgttctgcgtacttctgccacactgttaattttgtcaacaatttgttgccatattgcctctctcctactgattggcaactttgaggtgacaaacagttggtgctggtgttccgtcacctctttaaccagaatttcctgttcctctgcacggaagcaacactttcttttcttcttaaaactgtcctggttcttgtgtgggtcctcctgactggttcctggtctgttgtcatcttcctggggtctctacaggcacctgggatccattttggctctcctctgctgaaatggctgtgtttgtggggaattttgacgctattgcgtcaaaaacggCGCATATacagtttgcggggtcgtaaatcgacccacagtcatttctgctgcattaacgttgttttgctttacgacttgacgctgcggtgtgcgtaaaaaaaatgacttacacctgtggtttgtgccactgtgcatcaaagtataaatatgacgcccgcaagGTGCactgaaatggcgttagctggcggtaaatttttgacgcaaaactgcaccggcgcagttttccgtcaaaaagtataaatatgggcctaagtaacttgccacctaaccttctccaagtgagggttagacatataggtgacttataagctacttgtgtgcagtgaaaatgctgtgaaataacgtggatgttatttcactcaggctgcagtggcagtcctgtgtaagagttttctgagctctctatgggtggcaaaagacatgctgcagcccatagggatctcctggaaccccaataccctgggtacctaggtaatacaagggaattataagggtgttccagtgtgccaatgagaattggtataatttgtcactagcctgcagtgacaattttagaaagcagagagagcataaacactgaggttctggttagcagagcctcagtgatacagttaggtaccacacagggaacacatacagcgcacatacttatgagcactggggtcctgcctagaaggatcccagtggcacatgggcaaaaacaaacatacaaacagtgaaaatgggggtaacatgccaggcaagatggtactttcctacacaaatcccccaaatgaaggacaataaggctaaccttgcccagatgagtcttcattgtctaagtggaaatatctggagagtccatctgcattggagtgggtactcccaggtctatgttccactgtatagtccattcactgtggggatatggaccacctcaac
It contains:
- the LOC138250213 gene encoding uncharacterized protein isoform X2, with translation MERHYTGGLEAANMTPIQMREFQRRAMWYQHILQEESGYRRLARRYRTERASGAWRAFPQGGPSLPTTATTSATTTTTTQVAPATAVTVVPTTSGSAPGPGTGPPSGQPKGIDHTRPHTSTAGTQTTPAATIDPAAFVDMQRKMDRVLRKMSRLPQDVSHINRRVRSIKQTLRRANL